From a region of the Rhipicephalus microplus isolate Deutch F79 chromosome X, USDA_Rmic, whole genome shotgun sequence genome:
- the LOC142776980 gene encoding uncharacterized protein LOC142776980 has protein sequence MGTCPDRTTNFRYTCTEGRDEVPVPGGAQPFHHEPDEWATQALTYHTKKPLLAIHPEAMTGEYRTWDKARVGRCAQVTHPSPECPASTSRNRRGCPCSKA, from the exons ATGGGCACTTGCCCAGACAGAACTACGAATTTTCGCTACACGTGCACGGAGGGCAGAGACGAGGTGCCAGTGCCAGGAGGTGCACAGCCTTTCCATCATGAGCCCGATGAGTGGGCCACCCAAGCCCTGACCTATCATACGAAAAAGCCTCTGCTGGCTATCCATCCTGAG GCCATGACTGGCGAGTACCGTACCTGGGACAAGGCCCGGGTCGGCCGTTGCGCTCAGGTCACCCACCCAAGTCCAGAGTGCCCCGCCAGCACCAGCAGAAATCGACGTGGATGCCCTTGCTCGAAGGCCTAA